The following coding sequences are from one Lolium rigidum isolate FL_2022 chromosome 6, APGP_CSIRO_Lrig_0.1, whole genome shotgun sequence window:
- the LOC124667925 gene encoding exocyst complex component EXO70E2-like isoform X2, protein MIRDRYTQRIVQEFEDAPSDALGRWFSELDVDWVLQIREGCGLRELEAGRSESSFQDFVERWIRALAIIVLSMRELHLMTIGEPTSAATARFGKASILAMLVFVDAIVIPAAPKGHGPGDRLWALLNMYVCISDASSFKWSGSRRPIPLETQSIIDEINGSLSAEENKLNGAIFSTMEEIKTFMEEEDSWAAEIPRGGGEVHRNTQFIVDCVVLIRSAVLNYHFENLRALLHDTTDYLKDLLWRKSKLCSDQSLRYLFLLNNSCFITQQLESTKLIAWVQNHWELPPESKKYIDCYFEVSWAHVLSCISESNLGPLRRWNNGSSLARFLSAFDRIYKLQKFWKVPSPELRRMMRKTITERVIAGYREYLEEHPELEKRIIFGNTTPDELEEMLGELFEG, encoded by the coding sequence ATGATCCGCGACCGGTACACGCAGCGCATCGTCCAAGAATTCGAAGACGCGCCTAGCGATGCACTTGGGAGGTGGTTCTCCGAGCTGGACGTGGATTGGGTTCTCCAAATCCGCGAGGGGTGTGGCTTACGGGAGCTCGAAGCAGGCAGGTCGGAATCGTCGTTCCAAGACTTTGTCGAGAGGTGGATCCGAGCTCTCGCAATAATAGTTCTCAGTATGAGAGAGCTGCACCTCATGACCATCGGCGAGCCGACGTCGGCGGCAACCGCTCGGTTTGGCAAAGCGAGCATCTTGGCGATGCTGGTTTTCGTTGACGCCATCGTCATCCCAGCTGCTCCAAAGGGCCACGGTCCAGGGGACAGGCTATGGGCCTTGCTGAACATGTATGTATGCATCTCTGACGCCTCTTCCTTCAAGTGGTCAGGCTCACGCAGGCCGATTCCTCTAGAAACCCAGAGCATAATCGACGAGATCAATGGCTCGTTGTCAGCAGAAGAGAACAAGTTGAACGGAGCTATATTCAGCACGATGGAGGAGATTAAGACATTCATGGAGGAGGAAGACTCGTGGGCTGCCGAAATTccacgaggaggaggtgaggttcACAGAAACACCCAGTTCATTGTTGATTGCGTCGTGTTGATCAGGAGTGCTGTGCTGAATTACCACTTCGAAAATCTCCGTGCCCTGCTCCATGATACCACCGATTACTTGAAGGATCTGCTTTGGAGAAAATCGAAGCTGTGCTCGGATCAAAGCTTGAGGTACCTGTTCCTGCTCAATAATTCCTGTTTCATAACACAGCAACTCGAGTCAACGAAACTCATAGCATGGGTCCAAAACCACTGGGAGCTTCCACCAGAAAGCAAGAAGTACATAGATTGTTACTTCGAAGTTTCTTGGGCTCACGTGCTGTCTTGCATATCAGAATCAAATCTTGGGCCGCTGCGCCGTTGGAACAACGGTTCGTCACTTGCTAGATTCCTGTCAGCGTTTGATAGGATTTACAAGCTCCAGAAGTTCTGGAAGGTTCCAAGCCCTGAACTCAGACGTATGATGCGAAAAACTATCACTGAGAGAGTTATTGCAGGCTACCGCGAGTACTTGGAGGAGCACCCGGAGCTAGAGAAACGCATCATCTTTGGAAACACCACTCCAGACGAGTTGGAGGAGATGCTGGGAGAGCTTTTCGAAGGATGA